In the genome of Prevotella sp. HUN102, one region contains:
- a CDS encoding prolyl oligopeptidase family protein, protein MKKTFLLSALMLTSTTMMGQTGVGIKYPKAPSDNTVDEYFGTKVADPYRPLENDRSAETTAWVQAENGLTNAYLQKIPFRGKLLKRLTEVANYEKVGAPFEKDGKWYIYRNNGLQNQSVLYQMDELNGTQRVFLDPNQLSTDGTVALQGTSFSHNGKYMAYVIARSGSDWNEIYVKDVATGKVLDDHIVWAKFTGAVWCGDGFYYSAYDAPEKGREFSSKNEVHKIYYHKMGTPQSEDVLFYQNPSQPLRFYSVSVNEEETMMFLTESGGGAGNNLFVRDLRVPNSQFIQMTSNMDLQYMPIEIIGDNIYIYTNDGAPRNRLMVANVKNPGMKNWKELIPETSDVLEDVTFVDGKMILSYSKDASSHAYLYNMDGQRLHEIQLPTVGTARFSGKRERKECFYTFSSFTVPGMIYAYDVNSNKSTVFASPKVNFKSDGYHTEQVFITSKDGTKVPMFLTYKKGMKRNGKNPVYLYGYGGFNVSLPPGFSSMRIPFLENGGIYAQVNLRGGSEYGEEWHLAGTKMNKQNVFDDFIASAEWLISNKYSSNEKIAIVGGSNGGLLVGACMTQRPDLFKVCVPQVGVMDMLRYHKFTIGWNWAPDYGTSEDSKEMFEYLKGYSPLHNLKPGTAYPATLVTTGDHDDRVVPAHSFKFAATLQDCQKGSAPTLIRIDTKAGHGAGKPLSKQLEESADIYGFIMYHLGMKMK, encoded by the coding sequence ATGAAGAAGACATTCCTATTGTCGGCTCTTATGCTGACATCAACAACTATGATGGGACAAACGGGTGTAGGCATTAAGTATCCAAAAGCTCCGAGCGACAATACAGTCGATGAGTATTTCGGTACGAAAGTGGCCGACCCTTACCGACCGTTGGAAAACGACCGCAGTGCAGAAACGACGGCTTGGGTACAGGCTGAAAACGGACTGACGAATGCTTATCTGCAAAAGATTCCGTTTCGTGGCAAACTCCTGAAGCGACTTACTGAAGTTGCCAACTACGAAAAGGTGGGAGCACCTTTCGAGAAAGACGGAAAATGGTATATCTATCGCAACAATGGCTTGCAGAACCAGAGCGTGCTCTATCAGATGGACGAGTTGAATGGCACGCAGCGTGTGTTCTTGGACCCCAATCAGTTGAGTACGGACGGTACGGTGGCTCTGCAAGGCACATCGTTTTCGCATAATGGCAAGTATATGGCCTATGTGATTGCAAGAAGTGGCAGCGATTGGAACGAAATCTACGTGAAGGACGTGGCTACTGGAAAGGTGCTCGACGACCATATCGTGTGGGCAAAGTTCACGGGTGCAGTCTGGTGTGGCGACGGTTTCTATTACAGTGCCTACGATGCTCCCGAAAAGGGCAGGGAGTTCAGCAGCAAGAACGAGGTGCATAAGATCTATTATCACAAGATGGGGACGCCCCAGAGCGAGGATGTGCTTTTCTATCAGAATCCTTCGCAGCCCCTTCGCTTTTACAGCGTTAGCGTGAATGAGGAGGAAACAATGATGTTCCTTACCGAAAGTGGAGGAGGTGCAGGCAACAATCTTTTCGTCCGCGACCTCCGTGTGCCCAATTCGCAGTTCATTCAGATGACTTCCAATATGGATTTGCAGTATATGCCCATCGAGATCATCGGCGACAATATCTACATCTACACCAACGATGGTGCGCCACGCAACAGGTTGATGGTGGCAAACGTGAAGAATCCGGGAATGAAAAACTGGAAAGAGCTGATTCCCGAAACGTCGGACGTGCTGGAAGACGTAACTTTTGTGGACGGAAAGATGATTCTTTCTTACAGCAAGGATGCCTCAAGCCACGCCTACCTTTATAATATGGACGGACAGCGGCTGCACGAAATTCAGTTGCCTACCGTTGGTACGGCTCGCTTCTCGGGCAAGCGCGAACGCAAGGAATGTTTCTACACCTTCTCTTCCTTTACCGTTCCGGGAATGATTTATGCCTACGATGTAAACAGTAATAAGAGCACGGTATTCGCTTCTCCGAAAGTTAATTTCAAGTCGGATGGCTATCACACCGAACAGGTGTTTATTACGAGCAAGGATGGAACGAAGGTTCCGATGTTCCTTACCTATAAGAAGGGTATGAAACGCAATGGAAAGAATCCGGTTTATCTCTACGGTTATGGTGGCTTCAACGTATCGTTGCCTCCCGGATTCTCGTCAATGCGCATTCCGTTCCTCGAGAATGGCGGCATCTATGCACAGGTAAATCTGCGCGGCGGAAGCGAATATGGCGAGGAATGGCACTTGGCCGGCACGAAGATGAACAAGCAGAACGTGTTCGACGACTTCATTGCGTCGGCAGAATGGCTCATTTCCAACAAATACAGCTCGAACGAAAAGATTGCCATCGTGGGTGGCAGCAACGGTGGTTTGCTCGTCGGTGCTTGTATGACGCAGCGTCCCGACCTCTTCAAGGTGTGTGTGCCGCAGGTGGGCGTAATGGATATGCTCCGTTACCATAAGTTCACGATCGGATGGAACTGGGCACCTGACTATGGAACAAGCGAGGACAGCAAGGAAATGTTTGAATACCTGAAGGGTTATTCTCCGTTGCACAACCTCAAACCGGGCACAGCCTATCCTGCAACACTCGTAACGACGGGCGACCACGACGATCGTGTGGTTCCCGCCCATTCGTTCAAGTTTGCCGCTACCTTGCAGGATTGCCAGAAGGGCAGCGCACCAACGCTCATCAGAATCGACACCAAGGCAGGCCACGGTGCCGGAAAACCATTGAGCAAGCAGCTCGAAGAGAGTGCCGATATCTATGGATTCATAATGTATCATCTCGGAATGAAAATGAAATAA
- the nrdG gene encoding anaerobic ribonucleoside-triphosphate reductase activating protein yields MLKYINSDIVFQEFPDEVTLAINLSNCPCRCPGCHSTFLWKDVGELLTIDAVETMLQSSNNRLTCLGIMGGDAEPDAVNVLAKEVRERHPELKIGWYTGRTMIASQIEKRNFDYIKVGPYIKHLGGLDSRKTNQRMYRVGENGSLEDITNRFWQNKFGD; encoded by the coding sequence ATGCTGAAATACATTAATTCCGACATCGTTTTTCAGGAATTTCCCGACGAAGTAACGCTGGCAATCAATCTCTCCAACTGTCCTTGCAGGTGTCCCGGTTGCCACAGCACGTTTCTTTGGAAAGACGTTGGGGAACTATTGACCATCGATGCCGTTGAGACTATGTTGCAGTCGAGCAACAACAGGCTTACCTGTCTGGGAATAATGGGTGGCGACGCTGAACCCGATGCCGTGAATGTCTTGGCGAAAGAGGTAAGAGAAAGGCATCCGGAACTGAAAATCGGATGGTACACGGGGCGCACGATGATAGCCAGTCAGATTGAAAAACGGAACTTCGATTATATAAAGGTGGGACCGTATATCAAACATCTCGGTGGGCTTGACAGCCGTAAAACGAATCAGAGAATGTATAGAGTGGGGGAGAACGGTTCCTTGGAAGACATTACGAATCGTTTTTGGCAGAATAAATTTGGCGATTGA
- a CDS encoding DMT family transporter, with the protein MNLKTKKESGAMRTIVYHIVAIVTAMIWGITFVNTRKLMDGGLKPEDIFVLRFFIAYICIWFISPQKLFADSWKDEFLMFLLGVFGGSLYFCTENWAIKYSFVNNVSFIVSIAPLITVMIALMIYKNVKASWLLTIGSAMAVLGVGFVIYNGQFNLKLNPLGDLLALAAAVSWAFYSLLMKNVSGRYSSVFLTRKVFFYGVLSILPIYIVNPWTFPLSGFLDVNIWGNLFFLGCIASFVCFVSWTWVIVKLGALKSSNYIYLSPVTTVLASALFLDEPMTLMAFVGCALILLGVFVANKAKGI; encoded by the coding sequence ATGAATTTGAAGACAAAAAAAGAATCTGGCGCAATGCGCACTATCGTTTACCATATCGTGGCTATCGTTACTGCAATGATATGGGGTATAACTTTTGTAAACACGCGTAAGCTGATGGACGGAGGGCTGAAACCGGAAGACATCTTCGTGCTTCGTTTCTTCATTGCATATATCTGTATATGGTTTATCTCCCCCCAGAAGCTCTTTGCTGACTCGTGGAAAGACGAGTTCCTGATGTTTCTGCTCGGTGTTTTCGGTGGTTCGCTTTACTTCTGCACCGAGAATTGGGCTATCAAATACTCCTTTGTAAACAATGTGAGCTTCATCGTTTCCATTGCGCCGCTTATCACGGTAATGATTGCGCTGATGATTTATAAGAACGTCAAGGCAAGTTGGCTGCTTACGATTGGTTCGGCAATGGCGGTTCTGGGTGTAGGTTTTGTGATTTACAATGGTCAGTTCAATCTTAAACTTAACCCTCTCGGTGACCTTCTTGCACTGGCTGCTGCGGTAAGCTGGGCTTTCTATTCGTTGCTGATGAAGAATGTCTCCGGCCGTTATTCGTCAGTATTTCTTACCCGCAAAGTGTTTTTCTATGGAGTGCTGTCGATACTGCCCATCTATATTGTCAATCCTTGGACCTTCCCTCTCAGTGGATTCCTTGATGTGAATATCTGGGGCAATCTTTTCTTCCTCGGCTGCATTGCATCCTTTGTATGTTTTGTATCGTGGACGTGGGTTATCGTGAAGCTCGGTGCGCTGAAATCATCCAACTACATCTATCTCAGCCCCGTTACAACGGTTCTCGCCAGTGCCCTTTTCCTCGACGAACCAATGACCTTGATGGCCTTTGTCGGCTGTGCCCTCATCCTTTTGGGCGTGTTCGTTGCCAATAAGGCGAAAGGCATCTGA
- the nrdD gene encoding anaerobic ribonucleoside-triphosphate reductase, with the protein MEIKNFTITKRDGTKERFSLDKIMNAIVKAFESVNEPTDLGTVSKVLANLDIHNDIKVEDIQNQVEVALMKEGYYNVAKSFIVYRQQHTEDREVLEKMRFLTDYCMAENAATGSKFDANANVENKNIATLIGELPKQGFIRLNRRLLTDRIKKMYGKELAEEYVHLLTHHFIYKNDETNLANYCASITMYPWLIGGTTSIGGNSTAPTNLRSFCGGFINMVFMVSSMLAGACATPEFLMYMNYFIQLEYGKDYWQHSDKVVDLSLKQRTIDKIITDYFEQIVYSLNQPTGARNYQAVFWNISYYDKYYFESLFENFYFPDGSKPDWEGVSWLQKRFMKWFNQERTKAVLTFPVETMALLADNGECRDAEWGDYAAQMYAEGHSFFTYMSDNADSLSSCCRLRNEIQDNGFSYTLGAGGVSTGSKSVLTINLNRCIQYAVNRGMDYKEYLSHVIDVCHKVQLAYNENLKDLLRNRMLPLFDAGYINIDRQYLTIGINGLVEAAEFMGLDITPNDAYKEFVQGVLGLVEKFNKSYRTKEAMFNCEMIPAENVGVKHAKWDKTDGYFVPRDCYNSYFYRVEDNSLTILDKFRLHGAPYIEHLTGGSALHMNLDEHLTQPQYRQLLKVAAQEGCNYFTFNIPNTVCNDCGHIDKRNLKECPHCHSKNLDYLTRVIGYMKRVSNFSAPRQAEAERRYYATKEKYTV; encoded by the coding sequence ATGGAAATCAAGAATTTCACGATTACTAAGCGTGACGGAACTAAGGAGCGTTTCTCGCTCGACAAGATTATGAATGCCATCGTAAAGGCATTTGAAAGTGTGAATGAACCGACGGATCTCGGAACGGTGTCTAAGGTGTTGGCTAATCTTGACATTCACAATGATATTAAGGTAGAGGATATTCAGAATCAGGTGGAGGTGGCACTGATGAAGGAGGGGTATTACAACGTAGCCAAGAGCTTCATCGTGTATCGTCAGCAGCACACCGAAGACCGAGAGGTTTTGGAGAAGATGCGCTTCCTGACAGACTATTGTATGGCAGAGAATGCCGCAACGGGTTCAAAATTTGATGCGAATGCCAATGTGGAAAACAAGAATATCGCTACATTGATTGGCGAATTGCCGAAGCAGGGTTTCATTCGTCTGAACCGTCGTCTGCTGACGGACAGAATCAAGAAGATGTACGGAAAGGAGCTGGCAGAAGAGTATGTTCACTTGCTCACTCATCATTTTATCTATAAGAACGACGAAACGAATCTGGCGAACTATTGTGCATCCATCACGATGTATCCTTGGCTGATTGGCGGCACAACTTCCATCGGAGGCAACTCTACGGCACCTACCAATCTGAGGAGCTTCTGCGGGGGCTTCATCAATATGGTGTTTATGGTTTCCAGTATGTTGGCCGGTGCCTGCGCCACGCCGGAGTTCCTTATGTATATGAACTATTTCATCCAATTAGAGTATGGAAAGGACTATTGGCAGCATTCCGACAAGGTGGTGGACCTGAGTTTGAAGCAGCGCACGATTGACAAGATTATCACGGATTACTTTGAGCAGATTGTCTATTCGCTGAACCAACCGACCGGTGCACGCAATTATCAGGCTGTTTTCTGGAATATCTCGTATTACGACAAGTATTATTTTGAATCGCTCTTCGAGAATTTCTATTTCCCCGACGGTTCAAAGCCTGATTGGGAAGGCGTGTCGTGGTTGCAGAAACGCTTTATGAAATGGTTCAATCAGGAAAGAACGAAGGCCGTGCTCACGTTCCCGGTGGAAACAATGGCTCTGCTCGCCGACAACGGAGAGTGCCGCGATGCGGAATGGGGCGATTATGCTGCGCAGATGTATGCCGAAGGGCACAGCTTCTTCACTTATATGAGCGACAATGCCGACTCACTCAGTTCTTGCTGCCGTCTCCGTAACGAGATTCAGGACAATGGTTTCTCCTATACGCTCGGTGCAGGTGGTGTTTCAACGGGCTCGAAGAGTGTGCTCACCATCAATCTGAACCGTTGCATTCAGTATGCCGTCAATCGTGGGATGGACTATAAGGAATATCTTTCGCACGTGATTGATGTGTGCCACAAGGTGCAGTTGGCTTACAATGAGAATCTGAAGGATTTGCTGCGCAACCGTATGCTGCCGTTGTTCGATGCCGGCTATATCAACATCGACCGACAGTATCTCACTATCGGTATCAACGGTTTGGTGGAAGCGGCGGAATTTATGGGACTGGACATCACTCCGAACGATGCGTATAAGGAATTTGTGCAGGGTGTGCTCGGTCTGGTAGAGAAGTTCAACAAGAGCTATCGCACCAAGGAAGCTATGTTCAACTGCGAAATGATACCTGCCGAGAATGTGGGTGTGAAGCACGCAAAATGGGATAAGACCGACGGCTATTTCGTTCCACGCGACTGCTACAACAGTTATTTCTATCGTGTGGAAGACAATTCGCTGACGATTCTCGACAAGTTCCGTCTGCACGGTGCGCCGTATATCGAGCATCTGACGGGTGGTTCGGCACTTCACATGAATCTTGACGAGCATCTTACACAGCCACAGTATCGCCAGTTGCTGAAGGTGGCAGCACAGGAAGGTTGCAACTACTTTACGTTCAATATCCCGAACACGGTCTGCAACGATTGTGGGCACATAGACAAGCGCAATCTGAAGGAGTGTCCGCATTGCCATTCCAAGAATTTGGATTATCTCACTCGTGTCATTGGTTATATGAAGCGTGTCAGCAACTTCTCTGCTCCGCGTCAGGCCGAGGCTGAGCGCAGATATTACGCAACGAAAGAGAAATATACTGTTTAG
- the secA gene encoding preprotein translocase subunit SecA, with product MNFNKILKSLFGDKSTRDMKLIQPFVEKVKAEYPAIKELSNDELRAKTKEIQQYVQDAGKAQREEIEKLREEIEKTPIDEREEIFNKIDKLDKEALENYETALNEVMPVAFSIVKDTARRFAENEETIVTATDFDRELAADPRKDFITIDGDKAIYHNHWTAGGNDLKWEMVHYDVQLFGGTVLHQGKIAEMATGEGKTLVATLPVFLNALTGNGVHVVTVNDYLAKRDSEWMGPLYMFNGLSVDCIDKHQPNSEARRRAYQADITFGTNNEFGFDYLRDNMAVSPSDLVQRQHNYAIVDEVDSVLIDDARTPLIISGPVPKGEDQMYEEYQPLVQKLFEVQRKQATELLSEARHKIAEAGKLTDDKARSAMLEEGFLALYRSHKALPKNKALIKFLSEDGIKSGMLKTEEFYMANNNREMPKAIEPLFFVTDEKMNSSDLTDKGAAWLAKEVNDDKLFVLPDITTELSLLEKEKDEKKIDEQTYIDKKDDLMSFYGVQSERVHTLQQLLKAYTMFNKDDEYVVLDGEVKIVDEQTGRIMDGRRWSDGLHQAVEAKEHVKVEAATQTFATITLQNYFRMYHKLAGMTGTASTEAGEFWDIYKLDVVEIPTNRPIARKDMDDRVYKTAREKYAAVIEEVEAMRNSGRPCLVGTTSVEISELLSKMLNMRKIPHQVLNAKQHLKEAQIVADAGRSIDGKGAVTIATNMAGRGTDIKLSQEVKDAGGLAIIGTERHESRRVDRQLRGRAGRQGDPGSSVFYVSLEDKLMRLFGSERIAKVMDRLGFDEGERIESSMISSSIERAQKKVEENNFGIRKRLLEYDDVMNKQRTVIYEKRRHALMGERIGMDISNVIWDRCVNIIQNNDYEGCKEEFLKVLAMECPFSETELATASKDELAERSFQAAIDTFERKTERIQTVAWPVIKDIYENQGAIYERIMVPITDGKRVYNIPCNLKEAYDSEGKDVVKQFEKVILLHLIDDDWKENLRQLDELRHSVQNASYEQKDPLLIFKLESVKLWDNMINDLNNRTASVLMRGQIPEMQPAEEVKEAAPEERTQRYNEQKDDLIDPNQQAAAHHDTREGAQQPQRVPYQAEKMPRPNDPCPCGSGKKFKNCHGRNLR from the coding sequence ATGAATTTCAATAAAATATTAAAGTCGCTTTTCGGCGACAAGTCCACACGTGATATGAAACTTATTCAGCCTTTCGTAGAGAAAGTAAAGGCTGAATACCCTGCAATCAAGGAACTTAGCAACGACGAACTTCGTGCCAAGACCAAGGAAATACAGCAGTATGTGCAGGATGCAGGCAAGGCACAGCGCGAGGAAATTGAGAAACTGCGCGAGGAAATAGAGAAAACGCCTATCGATGAGCGTGAAGAAATCTTCAACAAAATCGACAAACTCGACAAGGAAGCACTCGAAAACTACGAGACTGCCCTCAACGAGGTAATGCCGGTGGCCTTCTCCATCGTGAAGGATACAGCACGCCGATTTGCCGAAAACGAAGAAACCATCGTAACGGCGACTGATTTCGACCGCGAACTCGCTGCCGACCCACGCAAGGACTTCATCACGATAGACGGCGACAAGGCTATCTATCACAATCATTGGACTGCCGGAGGCAACGACCTGAAGTGGGAAATGGTTCACTACGACGTGCAGCTCTTCGGTGGTACGGTGCTCCATCAGGGTAAGATTGCCGAAATGGCAACGGGTGAGGGTAAGACACTTGTGGCTACGCTGCCGGTGTTCCTCAATGCACTGACGGGCAACGGCGTTCACGTCGTAACCGTGAACGACTATCTTGCAAAGCGCGACTCCGAGTGGATGGGTCCGCTCTATATGTTCAACGGTCTTTCGGTAGACTGTATCGACAAGCATCAGCCTAACTCTGAGGCACGCCGCAGGGCATATCAGGCCGACATTACTTTCGGTACGAACAATGAGTTCGGTTTCGACTACCTCCGCGATAATATGGCTGTGTCGCCTTCCGACCTCGTTCAGCGTCAGCACAACTATGCCATTGTCGATGAGGTGGACTCCGTTTTGATTGACGATGCACGTACACCTCTTATTATTAGTGGTCCTGTGCCGAAGGGCGAAGACCAGATGTATGAGGAATATCAGCCATTGGTGCAGAAACTGTTCGAGGTTCAGCGCAAGCAGGCAACAGAACTGCTTTCCGAAGCTCGCCACAAGATAGCAGAAGCAGGCAAACTGACAGACGACAAGGCACGCTCTGCAATGCTCGAAGAGGGATTCCTCGCACTCTATCGTTCTCATAAGGCGTTGCCAAAGAATAAGGCACTCATCAAATTCCTGTCGGAAGACGGCATCAAGTCGGGAATGCTCAAGACCGAGGAGTTCTATATGGCAAACAACAACCGTGAAATGCCGAAGGCTATCGAACCGTTGTTCTTCGTTACCGACGAAAAGATGAACTCAAGCGACCTTACCGACAAGGGTGCTGCGTGGTTGGCGAAGGAAGTTAATGACGATAAACTCTTCGTTTTACCTGACATTACGACAGAATTGTCGCTCCTTGAAAAGGAAAAGGACGAGAAGAAAATCGACGAACAGACCTATATCGACAAGAAAGACGACCTGATGAGCTTCTATGGCGTGCAGAGCGAGCGCGTCCATACGCTTCAGCAGCTCCTCAAGGCATACACAATGTTCAACAAGGATGATGAATACGTGGTTCTTGACGGCGAAGTGAAAATCGTAGACGAGCAGACAGGCCGTATTATGGACGGTCGCCGATGGAGCGATGGTCTGCATCAGGCCGTTGAAGCCAAGGAACACGTGAAGGTGGAGGCTGCAACGCAGACTTTTGCCACAATCACTTTGCAGAACTACTTCCGTATGTACCACAAGCTCGCAGGTATGACCGGTACTGCTTCCACCGAGGCAGGCGAGTTCTGGGACATTTATAAACTCGACGTTGTTGAGATTCCTACCAACCGTCCTATCGCCCGTAAGGATATGGACGACCGTGTCTACAAGACTGCACGCGAGAAATACGCAGCCGTAATCGAGGAAGTGGAAGCAATGCGCAACAGCGGCCGTCCTTGCCTTGTGGGTACAACATCCGTTGAAATCAGCGAACTCTTGAGTAAGATGCTGAATATGCGCAAGATACCTCATCAAGTATTGAACGCCAAGCAGCACCTGAAGGAAGCACAGATTGTTGCCGACGCAGGCCGTTCTATCGACGGCAAGGGTGCCGTAACCATCGCTACCAATATGGCGGGCCGTGGTACGGACATCAAACTCTCACAAGAGGTTAAAGACGCAGGTGGTTTGGCAATCATCGGTACGGAACGCCACGAGAGCCGCCGCGTAGACCGTCAGCTGCGTGGCCGTGCCGGTCGTCAGGGCGACCCGGGTTCTTCCGTATTCTATGTTTCGCTCGAAGACAAACTGATGCGTCTGTTCGGTTCAGAACGCATTGCAAAGGTAATGGACAGGCTCGGTTTCGACGAAGGAGAGCGTATCGAATCCTCTATGATTTCGAGCAGCATCGAGCGTGCTCAGAAGAAAGTCGAGGAAAACAACTTTGGTATTCGTAAGCGTCTGTTGGAATACGATGACGTTATGAACAAGCAGCGTACCGTTATTTACGAAAAACGTCGCCACGCCTTGATGGGAGAGCGCATCGGTATGGATATTTCCAACGTCATTTGGGACCGTTGCGTGAACATCATACAGAACAACGACTACGAAGGTTGCAAGGAAGAGTTCCTCAAGGTATTGGCAATGGAATGCCCATTCTCTGAAACAGAACTTGCAACAGCAAGCAAGGACGAGCTTGCAGAGCGCAGTTTTCAGGCTGCCATCGATACTTTCGAGCGCAAGACTGAGCGAATCCAGACTGTTGCGTGGCCGGTTATCAAGGATATTTACGAGAATCAGGGCGCAATCTACGAAAGAATTATGGTGCCAATCACAGACGGCAAGCGCGTCTACAACATTCCTTGCAACCTCAAGGAGGCATACGACTCTGAAGGTAAGGATGTTGTGAAGCAGTTTGAAAAGGTCATCCTCCTCCATCTCATCGACGACGACTGGAAGGAGAACCTCCGTCAGCTCGACGAGCTACGCCATTCCGTTCAGAACGCATCCTATGAACAGAAGGATCCGTTGCTCATCTTCAAGCTGGAGAGCGTGAAACTGTGGGACAATATGATCAACGACCTGAACAACCGTACTGCAAGTGTGCTTATGCGTGGGCAGATTCCGGAAATGCAACCTGCCGAAGAGGTCAAGGAAGCAGCTCCGGAGGAAAGAACCCAGCGTTACAATGAGCAGAAGGATGACTTGATTGATCCTAACCAACAGGCGGCTGCCCATCACGATACACGCGAAGGTGCGCAACAGCCGCAGCGTGTGCCTTATCAGGCCGAAAAAATGCCACGTCCGAATGATCCATGCCCTTGCGGTAGTGGAAAGAAGTTTAAGAATTGCCACGGTCGCAACTTGCGATAA